The bacterium genome contains the following window.
AGAAGATCCACGTCGGCGCGAAAACCACCAAGGGGTTGGGCGCCGGCGGTGACCCCACGGTGGGCCGGGCGGCCGCCGAGGAGAACAAGGAGGAGCTCCGCGAGGCCCTGGTCGGCGCGGACATGGTCTTCATCACCGCCGGCATGGGCGGCGGGACCGGTACCGGAGGCGCGCCGGTGATTGCCGAGGTGGCACGCGAGCTGGGTGCGCTGACCGTCGGCGTTGTGACGCGTCCGTTTGGGTTTGAAGGCAAGCGGCGCGCCGCCACCGCCGACGAAGGGGTCCGCACGCTCAAGCAGAAGGTCAACACCCTGATAACGATTCCCAACGACCGGCTGCTGCAGATCATTGACCGGCAGGCCACCGTGGTGGAGGCGTTCCGCACGGCCGACGACGTGCTGCGCCAGGGCGTGCAGGGGATTGCCGATCTCATCACGATTCCCGGGTTGATCAACCTGGACTTCGCCGATGTTCGGACCATCATGGCCGAGGCCGGCAGCGCGCTCATCGGAATCGGGGTTGCCTCGGGTGAGGATCGGGCGACCCGCGCGGCGCAGTCCGCTATCAACAGCCCGCTCCTGGAGACCTCAATGGAAGGCGCGCGCGGGGTGCTCATCAACATCACCGGTGGGCTCGACCTGGGCCTGCTGGAGGTGAGCGAGGCTGCCCAGATCGTGCGCGACGCGGCCGATCCGGACGCCAACATCTTCTTCGGCGCCGTGATTGACGAGAAGGTGCACGACGAGGTCCGCATCACGGTGATCGCAACCGGATTCGAGGCTGCGCGCCGTGTCGAGATGGTGGAGGCGACGCAGGACGACCGGACCAAGGAACCGGTCAGGCTGATTGACGACCTCGACATTCCTGCGTTCCTCCGGAGACGGTAGGGCGTCCCCCGCGTGGGATACAACGGCCTGCCGGGGGCATCGCAGCAGGAGCCGGCCGACCTCGACGCGCGGCTGGATCTTGCCAGGCGGCATGTCGAGACGCTTCTACCCGGGGCGATGGCGGCCGAAGGGCCGCAGCCGCTCTACCTGCTTGCGACAGGCACGGGGCTGGGGGAGCGGTTCATGGCCCTGCGGGGCCGGCTGGCGCCGCTGGGCCTGACGCCGATGCTGCGCACTCACTCCGGCCGCCCGGCGCTCTTGCTCGTGCCCACTCCCCCGCCGGGCCGGTGGGCCTGGCAAACAAGTCTACTGCTCCTGCTCGCCACCGTTGCCACAACCTTCTACGCAGGCTACCTGCAGTCGGCGGCGCTGGTTAGGGCCGGTTTTCTGGACAGCGCGGTGGCGGGTGGGGCCGCGTTCTCGCTATCCGTCCTGGTGATCCTGGGAGCCCACGAGATGGGTCACAAGCTCGTGGCCGTCCGCCGCGGCATTGATGCCAGCCTGCCGTACTTCCTTCCAATGGCTCCCCCGATAGGCACAATGGGCGCCGTCATCGTGACGCGCACCCCGGCGCCCAACAGGGACGGCCTGATGGACCTGGGCGCCTCGGGTCCCATCGCCGGGTTCCTGGTTGCCGTCCCGGTGCTGCTCTACGGGGTCAGCCGATCGTTCATCGTGCACCCCGAGCGCCTTGGGGCTATGGTCTCCATCCCTGATCCGCTGCTGATTCAAGCCATGATCCGCCTGATTCTCGACCCACCATCCGGCCATGCCGTGCTGGGGCATCCGGTGCTGTTCGCCGGGTGGATTGGATTGGTCGTGACCAGCATCAACCTGCTGCCGGCCGGGATGCTCGACGGAGGGCACGCGGTGCGGGCGGCGTTCGGCCCCCGCGCTCACGCCCTGCTTTCGTACGCGGGCGTGGCCGTTGCCGTGCTGATGGGGTTCTATCCGATGGCAATACTCATAGCGCTGCTGATGCGCCGGGGGCACGTGGGACCGCTGGATGACCTGTCCCCGTTGAGTTCCTCCCGCCGGCTGGTCGGTGCGGTCCTGATCGCCGTCTTCCTGCTGAGCGCCGTCGTCTTCCCGCCGCCCTTCTAGCGCCGGCCCATGGGCACCCCCGGCGACTCGCCTTCCCGATCTTCCGCCGGCCGCCCCGGCCTGTGGCGGCGCGCCGCCACGGCCGTCTTCTGTAGGGAGGCGGCCGAGACGCTGCGCGACCGCCGGACCCTGGTGGCCGCGGTGCTGCTTCCTGTACTGACCATGCCCCTGGTGGTGCTGGTGATGCCGGTCCTGGCGGCGCGCCAGCAGGAGGCCCTGCGCGACCGGCCGGTGCGCATCGTCCTGCAAGGGGGGGATGCCGGCGGGCTGGCCGCGCTCGGTTCCAGGGAGGGGGCTTTCCGCCTGATGTCGGTGCCCGAGCCGCAGGCGGCGCTGCTCCAGGGCGAGATCGAGGCGGTCTTGGTTGACCGGGCGCCGGCCGGCGGCAGCCCCCGGGTCGTGGCCGTGTGGTACGACGAATCCAGGCCCGCCTCCCGCGCCGCGGTCCAGCGCGTTGCCCAGGTGGCGGCCAAGCTCGTGCTGCGCGATCTGGAGTCCGCGGCGCAGGAGCGGGGCGTGGACCCGGCGGCGCTCGTGCCGGTAGTGATCGAGCCCCGGAATGCGGCCTCGCCGCAGCGGATGGGAGGCGCGCTGCTGGCCGCGGCCCTGCCGTTCTTCCTGGCGGTATGGCTGCTCCTGGGCGGGCAGTATGCCGCCCTCGACATGGGCGTGGGGGAGAGGGAACGGGGCAGCATGGACGCCCTGCTGACCACACCGGCGCCGCGATCGGCGGTCGTTGCCGGGAAGTTCTTGGCCGTGCTGGCACCGGCTGTGATGGCGGTGGGTCTCATGCTGGCCGCAGGCGTCGCCACGCTACGGTTCGGTTCCGTCCTGCTCACAACCAACCCGGTTGAGGTCTCTCTCCCGGCCGGGACCGCGCTCAAGCTCCTGCTCGTGGCGACCATGCTGGGAGGGTTCCTGTCGGCCTGCCAGCTCTGGGTCAGCCTCCGGGCCAGGTCGCTGCGCGAGGCCCAGCAGGGATTCACCGCCCTCTACCTGGTGGTTGCCCTGCCCGTGATGCTGATTCCCCTCCTGGGGGAGGTCTCCCAGCCATGGGTGGTGTTCGTGCCCGTGGTGAACGCCGTGGTGGTCTTCCGGGGCATTCTGGTGGGCGCGACCCCACTCTCTGCCCTGGCCTGGACCGCCGGCTCGCTGGCGGTCCTGACCGTGCCGGTCCTGTGCCTGGGGACCCGGGCGCTGGTCGGCCCTGAAGGACGGATTCGATGATCGGGCACCCGCGGGAGAGCAAGCGGCCGTCCGGGAGCGTGCGCGCGAGCAAGGCGGCTGCCGCGGACATTGACACGCAAGATGTGGGATTCTAGAATCACCCTGCCTCTACCGGTGGTGTCGTAATGCGCTGCCCGCTCTGTGGCCACGAAGAGAGTAAGGTCCTTGACTCCCGACCCATGCTGGATGGGCGATCTATACGCCGGAGGCGGGAGTGTCTGGACTGCAGCAGGAGGTTCACCACCTACGAACGGGCCGACCCTTCTCCCCTGATGGTCGTGAAGCGCGACGGACGGCGCGAGCCCTTTGATCGGTCCAAGGTGCTGGGTGGCGTCATACGCGCCTGCGGGAAGAGGCCTGTTTCGGTGGAGGCGATGGATGCGCTGGTGGAAGAGGTGGAACGCGAGGTCCGCCGGCCCGGCAACCCCGAGGTGGCGACCGCCACGATCGGAGACCTCGTAATGGAACGCCTACGCGGACTAGACGATGTCGCCTATGTCCGGTTCGCCTCTGAGTACCGTCGGTTCCGCGACGTGGACTCGATAGCGGAGGAGATAGAGACCCTCAAGGAACGCAAGCGCCGGGAGGACGCTCTTCGCGATCAGGTTCCCCTTATCACGCTCACCGACTCACAAATCGCTCGATGACACTACGCTCCCCCGGGGGTGACCTGCATGGAAGGCGCATCGTTCTCTTCGACCCAGCCCCCGGCCCTGTCAGGCGATCTTCCGGGGCCGACCGCAGCATCAGACATCTCCGCCGAGACGCTTTCCGCTTTTGGGGGTGACGAGCTACGCGCCCGCGTCTTCCATGACAAGTATGCCTTGCGGGACCGCGACGGAAACGTCGTGGAGCGCACGCCTGACCAGATGTGGCACCGCATTGCGCGGGAGATCGCATCGGTTGAGCACCCGGACCGCCGGGCGGAGTGGACGGAGAACTTCAACTGGCTGATGGGCGGGTTCCGCTTCATACCCGGCGGTCGGATCATGCACGCCGCGGGCAACTCGCGGCGCGTAACCGCGCTCAACTGCTATGTCATCCCCGTCAAGGACGACTCGATCGAGTCCATCTTCGACTGGATGAAGCAGGCGGCCCGCACCTACAGCCTGGGCGGCGGTGTGGGCACCGACATCTCCGTGCTGCGGCCGCGCGGCGCGTCGGTGAACAACGCCGCCCGCAGCAGCACGGGATCGGTATCGTTCATGGAGCTCTTCTCGCTGACCACGGGTACGATCGGGCAGTCGGGACGGCGCGGGGCGCTCATGATTACCATCGCCGACAACCACCCCGATGTGCTGGACTTCATCAAGGTGAAGCGCAATCTGGAGAAGGTTCGGTACGCCAACCTCAGCGTCCGGATCTCCGATGCGTTCATGCGCGCGGTCGAGGATGACGGCACCCACGACCTCGTTTTTGAGAACGAGCGCGCCACCATGCGGCGAACCGTGAAGGCCCGGGAGGTATGGCGGGACCTGGTCAGCGGGGCCCGCGATTTCGCGGAGCCCGGCGTGATCTTCTGGGACGCGGTCAAGCGCTGGTCCACCTCCGAGTACAACGGCATGGGCGTGATAACCACGAACCCCTGCTCGCTGGTTGGGTCCACATATGTGATGACTCCAAGCGGCATTCACCGGCTGGATGCCCTCGTGAGCCAGGCGGTTACCGACCGCGTGAACCCCGAGGTCGTGATTGACCGGCGTGCGGCCGACAATCAGGGCCTGGCCGCGGTCAAGGCGGATGCACTGGCGTTCACAGGGGTCAAGCGGATCTATCGGGTCGAGACGAGCAGCGGCTTTGGGGTCCGCGGCACGGGGGACCACAAGGTCAAAGTGCTCAACGATGACACCCACGACCCGGAGCATGGATCTACAGGATGGAAGCGCATCGACGAGCTGCGTTCCGGGGATGTACTTGCGGTTATGGACCTGAACGACCCGTCGCTGGTCGAGACGGTCTTCCGTGATCGCTCCCCATATCTCCACCTCGACGCCGAGCGGATCCAGCCTCGCCGGCGTGACGCGCACTACCGCCTCGTTGACATCCCGGAGGTCTGGGACGACGACCTGGCCTACCTGCTGGGGTACGCGGTCGGCGACGGATCGTACACCAGGCATTCCAGCCGCGCCGAGAGCGCGAACCGGCTGGACGTCCACATGCACGTCAAGGACGCCCCGCATGTGAAGCCGATCATCGACCGCGTGACCGCTAGCTGCCTGCGATACCGACGCGAGCGCGTGCCTGCAGGTGGCGGGACGGTGGTGGCGGAGATCGACTACCCCCTCCAGGTGCGGGAAGGGACGAACCACGCGTGGGTGTCTGTGCATTCTGCGGCGTTTCTGCGCATGTTGGGGGCGCTCGGGTTGAGGCCCGCCGTCGCGCACGAGAAGATGGTGCCCGAATCCATCCTGACCGCCCCAAAGGAAGCGACGGCCGGCTTCCTGCGCGGCCTGTTCGACGCCGACGGGACCGTCTCCCATCCCGGAGAGCAGCCGATGGTATCGCTCTCTTCCACATCCCGAACGCTGATCCAGCAGGTGCAGTTGCTGCTCCTTCAATTCGGGGTGTTCTCAACAATCACTACATACCGCGCGGATGTGAAGAACGCGACCCGCACCTCCGGGCTTACCTACGTCACCAAGGGCGGCGAGCGGCGCGAGTATCAGAGCGTGCACGATAGCTACAAGCTGTGCATCGGGGGATTCCCATCCATCGAGCGATTTGCGGAGTGCATCGGTAGCGCCCTGCCGCGGAAGCAGCAGATGCTGGAGGCCCTGCGGACTTCGCCCAAGATGGCACTTCGCAGGGTGACCAGCGTGACGCGAGTCGCGCGTGTCGTGGACGAGGGCGTTTCTGAACCCGTCTACGATCTCACCGTGCTCGACACCAAGTCGTTTATCGCCAACGGGCTCATTGTGTCAAATAGCGAGATACCCCTCGAACCCTACGGGAACTGCTGCCTGGGCAGCATCAACCTCGCCCGCTTCGTGCGGGACGAGTTCAACTCATCGGCGCGCGTGGACTGGGAGCAACTGGATCGGGCGTTGCGTTATGCCGTGCGCTTTCTCGACAACGTGCTCGACTACAACGCCGAGAGGCATCCCCTGCCCCAGCACCGGGAGGCGAGTCTATACTCGCGCCGCATCGGCGTGGGCTTCACCGGGTTGGGCGACATGCTGGTGATGCTGCGCCTGAGGTATGATTCCGAGCCCGCGATCGCCTTCGCGGACGGGATCTTTGATCGGATCAAGAACGTCGTCTACGACGAAAGCGTCAACCTGGCCGTCGAGAAAGGCCAGTTTCCGGGGTACG
Protein-coding sequences here:
- a CDS encoding ABC transporter permease subunit; the protein is MGTPGDSPSRSSAGRPGLWRRAATAVFCREAAETLRDRRTLVAAVLLPVLTMPLVVLVMPVLAARQQEALRDRPVRIVLQGGDAGGLAALGSREGAFRLMSVPEPQAALLQGEIEAVLVDRAPAGGSPRVVAVWYDESRPASRAAVQRVAQVAAKLVLRDLESAAQERGVDPAALVPVVIEPRNAASPQRMGGALLAAALPFFLAVWLLLGGQYAALDMGVGERERGSMDALLTTPAPRSAVVAGKFLAVLAPAVMAVGLMLAAGVATLRFGSVLLTTNPVEVSLPAGTALKLLLVATMLGGFLSACQLWVSLRARSLREAQQGFTALYLVVALPVMLIPLLGEVSQPWVVFVPVVNAVVVFRGILVGATPLSALAWTAGSLAVLTVPVLCLGTRALVGPEGRIR
- a CDS encoding LAGLIDADG family homing endonuclease, producing the protein MEGASFSSTQPPALSGDLPGPTAASDISAETLSAFGGDELRARVFHDKYALRDRDGNVVERTPDQMWHRIAREIASVEHPDRRAEWTENFNWLMGGFRFIPGGRIMHAAGNSRRVTALNCYVIPVKDDSIESIFDWMKQAARTYSLGGGVGTDISVLRPRGASVNNAARSSTGSVSFMELFSLTTGTIGQSGRRGALMITIADNHPDVLDFIKVKRNLEKVRYANLSVRISDAFMRAVEDDGTHDLVFENERATMRRTVKAREVWRDLVSGARDFAEPGVIFWDAVKRWSTSEYNGMGVITTNPCSLVGSTYVMTPSGIHRLDALVSQAVTDRVNPEVVIDRRAADNQGLAAVKADALAFTGVKRIYRVETSSGFGVRGTGDHKVKVLNDDTHDPEHGSTGWKRIDELRSGDVLAVMDLNDPSLVETVFRDRSPYLHLDAERIQPRRRDAHYRLVDIPEVWDDDLAYLLGYAVGDGSYTRHSSRAESANRLDVHMHVKDAPHVKPIIDRVTASCLRYRRERVPAGGGTVVAEIDYPLQVREGTNHAWVSVHSAAFLRMLGALGLRPAVAHEKMVPESILTAPKEATAGFLRGLFDADGTVSHPGEQPMVSLSSTSRTLIQQVQLLLLQFGVFSTITTYRADVKNATRTSGLTYVTKGGERREYQSVHDSYKLCIGGFPSIERFAECIGSALPRKQQMLEALRTSPKMALRRVTSVTRVARVVDEGVSEPVYDLTVLDTKSFIANGLIVSNSEIPLEPYGNCCLGSINLARFVRDEFNSSARVDWEQLDRALRYAVRFLDNVLDYNAERHPLPQHREASLYSRRIGVGFTGLGDMLVMLRLRYDSEPAIAFADGIFDRIKNVVYDESVNLAVEKGQFPGYDAGSHTSQAFVRMLCPKVQERIHGHGLRNVALLTVPPVGSGAALAGVTSGIEPIFDLSYVRRSESLSQEFFTVYHTLVREFMDRFGIERQSDLPDWFVTAHQIRPEMRVRMQAAIQRHIDHAISSTVNLPQDAAHEDVEKVYFMAWKSGCKGITVYRYGSKREQVLYLGSDS
- the ftsZ gene encoding cell division protein FtsZ — translated: MANMERDLQRYAAIKVIGMGGGGNNAVNRMISAGLRGVEFITVNTDVQALALSSADKKIHVGAKTTKGLGAGGDPTVGRAAAEENKEELREALVGADMVFITAGMGGGTGTGGAPVIAEVARELGALTVGVVTRPFGFEGKRRAATADEGVRTLKQKVNTLITIPNDRLLQIIDRQATVVEAFRTADDVLRQGVQGIADLITIPGLINLDFADVRTIMAEAGSALIGIGVASGEDRATRAAQSAINSPLLETSMEGARGVLINITGGLDLGLLEVSEAAQIVRDAADPDANIFFGAVIDEKVHDEVRITVIATGFEAARRVEMVEATQDDRTKEPVRLIDDLDIPAFLRRR
- a CDS encoding site-2 protease family protein, yielding MGYNGLPGASQQEPADLDARLDLARRHVETLLPGAMAAEGPQPLYLLATGTGLGERFMALRGRLAPLGLTPMLRTHSGRPALLLVPTPPPGRWAWQTSLLLLLATVATTFYAGYLQSAALVRAGFLDSAVAGGAAFSLSVLVILGAHEMGHKLVAVRRGIDASLPYFLPMAPPIGTMGAVIVTRTPAPNRDGLMDLGASGPIAGFLVAVPVLLYGVSRSFIVHPERLGAMVSIPDPLLIQAMIRLILDPPSGHAVLGHPVLFAGWIGLVVTSINLLPAGMLDGGHAVRAAFGPRAHALLSYAGVAVAVLMGFYPMAILIALLMRRGHVGPLDDLSPLSSSRRLVGAVLIAVFLLSAVVFPPPF
- the nrdR gene encoding transcriptional regulator NrdR codes for the protein MRCPLCGHEESKVLDSRPMLDGRSIRRRRECLDCSRRFTTYERADPSPLMVVKRDGRREPFDRSKVLGGVIRACGKRPVSVEAMDALVEEVEREVRRPGNPEVATATIGDLVMERLRGLDDVAYVRFASEYRRFRDVDSIAEEIETLKERKRREDALRDQVPLITLTDSQIAR